The DNA sequence ATCGATATACATACCGTATATAAAGTCATACCGTGACGGTATTTTACTGAGCTGTGATCCGATCCGCGATGATTTCAATGCTCGAGGAAGCGCCATATTGTATTATAGGAAAATATTCATATTGTATCTATAGTGAATGAAGTGGAGAATGATATGGTGAAAAAGAAAACAAAAGGTACAAAAAGAAAAACAGCAAGGCTCCTGGCCGGGGGTAATCCGCAAATCGCAAAAGCAGAGGGAGAAAAGGCTGTTAAGAAGTATATCGCGGCAATACCGGGCTGGAAAAAGAAAGTCGTCGAAAGGATCAATGGATCGATAACTATGGCAGTTCCCGAGACAAAATATGCCGTCAAATGGAATTCGCCTTTTTACGGCATTGAAGATCAGGGCTGGTATGCAACGATACATGTATTTACAAAATATGTTAAAATAACGTTCTTTAACGGCGTTTCCCTGAATCCACATCCACCCGGGTTCACTGATCGCAGTAAAAACGCCAGATGGCTGGATATCTATGAGAACGATAATATTGACAGTGTAATGATGGCTTCCTGGATACAACAAGCTGCAAAACTGCCGGGGTGGAATCCATAATTGATACTGTCAAAAGGAGGAGGAGTTACCATGAATAAAATCACACCAAATTTATGGTTCAATGGGAATGCTGCGGAAGCAGTGGATTTTTATCTATCACTATTCCCTAACGGAAAGATCATTTCAAGATCATACTATCCAACTGATGGTCTGCTCGATTTTCAAAAGCCTTTTGCTGGAAAAGTATTGGCGATCTATTTTGATCTGTTTGGACAGCAATTTACAGC is a window from the Spirochaetota bacterium genome containing:
- a CDS encoding DUF1801 domain-containing protein → MVKKKTKGTKRKTARLLAGGNPQIAKAEGEKAVKKYIAAIPGWKKKVVERINGSITMAVPETKYAVKWNSPFYGIEDQGWYATIHVFTKYVKITFFNGVSLNPHPPGFTDRSKNARWLDIYENDNIDSVMMASWIQQAAKLPGWNP